Proteins from one Esox lucius isolate fEsoLuc1 chromosome 19, fEsoLuc1.pri, whole genome shotgun sequence genomic window:
- the LOC106024012 gene encoding ladderlectin-like — MAMLNILILLSSIVALGDFSALGNANPVDEQEDWGCGRSCPSGLTEYNSHCYIYDNTARTWSQAEQNCLYLGGNLVSIHNAGENEAVKDVVFRATNSNPWTWIGGSDLYETKVWFWSDGTKFDYSNWASGEPNNGGGTEHCGQTNYQGAGYWNDLRCELTLPSVCKLRQQ, encoded by the exons ATGGCGATGTTGAACATTCTTATCCTTCTCAGTTCTATAGTTGCTCTGGGAGACTTCTCTGCTCTGGGCAACGCAA ATCCAGTGGATGAGCAGGAGGATTGGGGATGTGGTAGATCATGTCCCTCTGGTTTGACTGAATACAACTCACATTGTTACATTTACGACAACACTGCGAGGACATGGTCCCAAGCTGAG CAAAATTGTCTGTACCTTGGAGGAAACCTGGTGTCTATTCACAACGCTGGTGAGAATGAGGCTGTGAAGGATGTGGTGTTCAGAGCAACTAACTCTAACCCTTGGACCTGGATTGGTGGATCGGATCTTTATGAG ACCAAGGTGTGGTTCTGGAGTGACGGAACCAAATTTGATTACAGTAACTGGGCGAGTGGGGAGCCCAATAATGGTGGAGGCACAGAGCATTGCGGTCAAACAAATTATCAAG GAGCTGGATACTGGAACGATTTACGCTGTGAATTAACATTGCCATCTGTGTGCAAGCTCAGACAACAGTAA